The Candidatus Binatia bacterium genome has a window encoding:
- the dnaG gene encoding DNA primase — translation MNGFVAHGTLEEIQRRVSILDVVSAYVRLKKQGRNYVGLCPFHTEKTPSFSVSPEKGLFHCFGCGVGGNVFTFVMRLEGVDFRTAVERLAERAGVRLEPAGPGDRRQGRERVHELHRVAAEYFARCLQGPEGKLARAYLQHRGIDAQTVEEFALGYCPTGPGLYRVLTQSGVSVQEARRCGLLGARHDGGTYPRFGGRLIFPIRNATGKIVGFAGRAIGEQHPKYLNSPESEVFRKGELLFGLYEARHAMRESHRVLVVEGYFDVLSLARAGIREVVATMGTALTEQQLETLRRLVDEVYVCFDGDEAGRRAAERAFTVAAKVGIWAQALFLPAGEDPDSFVRRTGASELAKLMGTAVPLADFYLARKAPDPGASLAAKARVAREIGEVLGSVRDHVLQQLLVRKAAAQLGIEEHLLYAAASGRGRTLVEPNRSSAAPDWAQPEERTLLTAMAVSSQVAERLMAEKALDLFVTAGLQQLAQRIVSAWKDAPGPEAFLAELPEELQAQISAHLLGRGPLVGVDLMEVARDCLVKLRKRQVRKRRDTLKQELQAAEREGDRARIEALREELRALREELAT, via the coding sequence TTTGTGGCCCATGGAACCCTGGAGGAAATTCAGCGCCGCGTATCGATTCTGGATGTAGTTTCCGCCTACGTCCGACTGAAAAAGCAGGGGCGGAACTATGTCGGTCTCTGCCCGTTCCACACGGAAAAGACGCCCTCCTTTTCCGTAAGCCCCGAGAAAGGTCTCTTCCATTGCTTCGGCTGCGGTGTGGGGGGGAATGTCTTTACGTTTGTCATGCGGCTCGAAGGGGTAGATTTCCGCACGGCTGTCGAACGCCTGGCGGAAAGGGCGGGAGTGAGGCTGGAGCCGGCAGGTCCGGGCGACCGCCGGCAAGGGCGGGAACGCGTGCATGAATTGCATCGCGTCGCTGCGGAATATTTCGCGCGCTGTCTGCAAGGGCCCGAAGGAAAGCTCGCGCGCGCGTACCTGCAACATCGCGGGATCGATGCGCAAACGGTGGAGGAGTTTGCGCTGGGTTACTGCCCGACCGGACCCGGCCTGTACCGCGTATTGACTCAGTCCGGTGTCAGCGTGCAGGAGGCCCGCCGGTGCGGCTTGCTTGGAGCACGGCACGACGGGGGAACGTACCCGAGGTTCGGCGGCCGGCTGATATTCCCGATCCGCAACGCAACCGGAAAGATCGTGGGTTTTGCAGGCCGAGCCATCGGCGAGCAGCATCCCAAATACCTCAACTCTCCGGAGTCAGAGGTGTTCCGTAAAGGAGAGCTGCTCTTTGGCCTATACGAAGCTCGCCACGCGATGCGCGAGTCACACCGCGTGCTAGTCGTCGAGGGCTACTTCGATGTTTTGTCCTTAGCTCGTGCCGGCATCCGCGAAGTCGTCGCCACTATGGGTACGGCACTCACCGAGCAGCAACTCGAAACACTGCGCCGGCTGGTGGACGAAGTGTATGTTTGCTTCGACGGCGATGAGGCCGGCCGCCGCGCAGCGGAACGGGCATTCACGGTCGCGGCAAAGGTGGGCATTTGGGCGCAGGCTCTCTTCTTGCCTGCAGGCGAAGATCCGGACTCGTTCGTGCGTCGCACCGGTGCGAGCGAGCTGGCAAAGCTTATGGGCACGGCCGTGCCCCTTGCCGATTTTTACTTGGCGCGCAAAGCACCGGATCCAGGGGCGTCGCTAGCCGCGAAAGCGCGGGTGGCACGCGAAATAGGGGAGGTTTTGGGCTCCGTCCGGGACCACGTTCTGCAGCAGCTCCTCGTGCGAAAGGCGGCCGCGCAACTTGGTATCGAGGAGCATTTACTTTACGCGGCAGCCTCGGGGCGTGGCCGCACTTTAGTAGAGCCGAACCGTTCGTCCGCTGCTCCCGATTGGGCACAACCGGAAGAACGGACTCTCTTGACGGCCATGGCAGTCAGTTCCCAAGTGGCCGAGCGCTTGATGGCGGAAAAGGCGCTCGACTTGTTCGTTACGGCAGGATTGCAGCAGTTGGCACAACGGATCGTTTCTGCGTGGAAAGACGCTCCCGGTCCGGAGGCGTTCTTGGCAGAGCTTCCCGAAGAGTTACAAGCGCAGATCAGTGCTCACTTGTTGGGGCGCGGTCCGTTGGTGGGCGTGGATTTAATGGAAGTTGCCCGCGACTGTCTCGTTAAGCTCCGTAAGCGTCAGGTGCGAAAGCGTCGAGACACTCTCAAACAAGAGTTGCAAGCCGCGGAACGGGAAGGAGACC